The Anoplopoma fimbria isolate UVic2021 breed Golden Eagle Sablefish chromosome 10, Afim_UVic_2022, whole genome shotgun sequence sequence TCATAACGGATTTTGCCGCTGAGAATAGTTTTAACAAAATCTGGAActgaaagtggaaaaaaaagcagaaccaaaaccaaaatgaagacaaaacaatgtctgaactttgagaaaaacaaagactgaaaaccTCATTAACCAGCAGCCACTCACATTAATACATCAGCGAGTAAGAGTTcacttatatttacattatgcaGAGAGGAAACATATGTGTGAACTTAATTTCTTACTTATGTTTATAGTGTAAATATagcaaaacaatttatttaaatatgtctttGCAGTGTTGGCGGTCGGACACCTTTACTATTGATAGTTTCTCACacatttaatctgtaaaaatatattttgtaagtCATTCGGGCAGTTTGTGATATCAAAGTAATTgcacaacattttattaaatcttgatttatttgacaaattttACCACTTGAAGCAAGGGCTTGTTTTCAATATTGTTTGATtagttgattatttttctctattagtGGAtgaaacaattaagataagataagagagacTTGATTGTCATCTTTCATACATTTTGTCTAAGAAAGAGTTGGAATATATTGAAAACGTCCTATTTTTCACACCTACAATTACCTAAAAACATTGTGCAAATGTCCTCAAATCACTTGTTTGTCCAAAAAACAGAGATCTTCAGTCTACTATCacataaaatatagaaaagtaaaagatttaaatgataaatctaATATTAATAGTTGATTTGACTATGTGTTTAGGATCCCCGTCACACTATTAACCCTTTTCTTAATCTCTGTTTCCTCCAGAATACGATAGACACGCTGAACATGCAGGTGGACCAGTTTGAGAGCGAAGTGGAGTCTCTTTCAGTCCAGacgagaaaaaagaaaggagacaaaGAGGTCAGTCTGTCCTCATCCTCTGATCCattcactctttttctcttccttcctgGTTATTTGTCTCTGTTGCTGACACAGATCGGCCGGTGGAGAGGTCAGATAGTGTGTCCTACatttatctcctctctctgcccgATGAAGATAACCTTACTGACCGTTtcttctttcactttctctccgGCTCACtcactttttactttaaagtcCTCTCCGGGGGGCTTCATTTATAGAAAAACCTCTTTGGCTTTATCCTCAATGAACAGAGGGTTTCAAAGCACATAAGCACAATCAGGACCTACGTACATTGTTCATACTTCATACCTGCAATGTCAGAAAGATTTACAATGCCACGgaacatatatttatttgattatagaTCACTTTCTCTGTAAATGGCTCGTTTTTCTAATTTGCATAATGGATATTTATGTAAATGAGACCCAGAGGGGTTTATTTTTGTTAGATTATCCGACCAAGAACGTAGGACAGACTTTGTTTCTCAGTTCTCTGCTCTGGCTAGTAGTTTTCTTATGGTGACAATATTCAATTTCCTTTTTGCttttagtctgtttttaaaggcaAAAATCTTGGCAAAATGATGGGGGGGAAAACTAATGTCAGATTTCTCCCTTGCACTATATTTACACTCCATCTTCTTTGAGCATCTGAATTCTCAGTGACAATGAATCCaccattgcaaaaaaaaatacatgagtGTATGAGTTTATAACACCTAATGCACAAAAGACCCCACAAGAATCTAGAGTATATCTACTGTATGTATATTTgatacagaaacacatttcaggCTTGAGAGGAAGTGTCCATGAttgtaaatgtttctttctggggttttttatttactattttataCCTTTAAAACGTAACAAGGGCGAGCGTTTTGTCATAGCCCAACTTAAACAAAAGTGGCCAAATTGGGCGGAAACCAGTCGAAATCAGACCTAATGCTCGGAAATATTAATCGATGAGAAAACGTTTAAAGCAAAGTTTGAAATTTCCTTTCCAACTGCTCCctaataatctaaaatatgaattatttccCAGTAAAACAGGTCCAGGTCACCGGTCCTTTAGAGAAGAGAGTTTAGAGTTTCAAAAGCTTTTGACCaacagtaggaaaaaaaactgttttgcacatcaaaatattttatgaatgagGTTTTCTTTCTGCCTTTCAGACGAGTTACTGGACTCCTGCTGGCCTGAGCGGCGTTTTTAGCTGACAGGGCGTTCCTGATGagttcacttttaaaaacaccatTCGTTTTTTGACCGCAGTTAGGGTCAGTGGATGAAAAAGCTTGTAGCTAATCTCTAAAACTCTccagtttatttaaattgaagcttttgtttgttttggttccaGGTGTTGAAAAGATCCTATGAAACAGTTTCTTGCCTGCATGAGACTTTTAATTCAGTTCTATGCTCTCCTCATTCCTCGGCACTTAAAGTTGGACCCGTTGTGACATATTTATGCTTATAGAGCCTCTATGCACTCGGCAGAGAAACACCCTCATGCTCCTGACATGCTGCAGCATTAATATGTATTGTGATGAAACACATTAGTATGTTCCACTCTGCTGCCTCCACTAATGCAGCAGAAGCATCCGAACAACATGCATCTAAAGTGGTTCTGCCGTCGTCTTCTAACAGCCGtggagtttattttttataatcgCATCAGTTCCTCCAGTGACCCACAGTGTTACGCCTGTTTATCttcttttaagttttatttaaacatctcTGAGAACACAGTTGGACCTGAAATATGGAAATAAACggcaaagaaaatacaacatatatgacatttaaagtgcttcagaacattaattaaatatttaaaataagaagTGGTGCTGGGCCTGTTGTATGGTGCATTACGTCATGCAGTGCACATGTGTTTCCGCTCTCCTGCACTGTGTTTTTAACCTTAAAATTTAACATGcttcatgcattcattttgtaaacatgtttttcttgctATTTCAGTGAATAATTGATTTTTGTGCTTTTGCATTGGAACAATACGGCGACGTATATCCCCAGCATGTTAGATATGACTATTTTTATACCAAATAGtacaataaaaaagtgtttgtgcCGTAATTTTGTTAGTATCTGGTTGGAAAGGCATCTGAAATTAACATTTCGACCAATAAGAAACTTAAAAACTCTCAAATGAGATCCAGACTGATGACTCTGAATTTGGTTGTTCTCATGTAGCTGTTCTTCAGGAGGAACCACGAGGTTGTCACCCTGCTTGGTATAATTTAAATGGCTGAAAAGTAACAATAACTGACACCAGAATTGTCTACCCTCCCCCCTTTTACCCTCACCCCCGCCGACACCTCCCACGATGCCCACTCTTGTTGTGAATAAGCAGGACCGGATTGAGGAGCTGAAGAAGTTCATCGAAAGGCATCGACACCACATCCGGATGTTGGAGACCATTCTGAGGATGCTGGACAACGACTCGGTGCAGGTGGACGCCATCCGGAAGATCAAGGTTGGCTCAAGTCTTTTATTTCCGTTTTTCTAAACTCGTAGATACACctcatgttgtgtgtttgcctTCTTTAATTAATCTGacattttgttctgtgtttctaAAGGATGACGTGGAGTATTATCTGGACTCGTCGCAGGATCCAGACTTCGAGGAGAACGAGTTTCTGTACGACGACCTGGACCTGGACGAAATCCGTAAGTAGAGAAAGAGCTGGGGGTTCATTTGCTTTGTTCGTGTGCACAATAAGaatataaattgtattaatttgGAGCAAAATTAAGGTTCAGGTTAACAACAGATGTGCAAGTAAAGCCAAGAAGAAGAGGCTTGTCACGTGACTCCTGTTGAGAACAAAACACCACATTTCAAAGCAGAATAACAACATACGATGCCTTCTAAACCATAAAATCATCTGTGCAAACCCTGCAACACGGTTACAGATTCaaatttgaaaacacaacacgtTTGACAATGTGGAATAAAAAGTACTCTTGGACAGTAATCTTGTAAAAATAGCAAAACAAGACTCAACTATTGTCAGCTGTTAGTGAAAGTTTGGTTGTTTTTAGTGTAGTGGAGAACTTCAAGAGGTTCGGTTAATGTTTGCAAGTCCATCTTTCTCCCAGTGAACTGAATGAGATTGTTTTATAGTGTCACATCAGTGTACATGTGAGGCCTAAAACACCTGATATGAATAGTAGGACACTGGATTAGCTCCTGCTCCTGTAATTCAGATTcacatttagaaacaaaagTAGAAGCTGAGTTGCATATTTTGCGTTAATTTGAGTGTCTTCCAAACTTCAAAGTGAATCAAACCCACCAAAGTAACATTTATTACTATTAAACATGAATGATCACGTCGCTgaactcttctctctctgtgtctcctctcaaCCTCCAGCTCAGACGCTGGTCGCCACCTCCCCGCCGGGAAACTCGCAACTGGAGGACGAGATCTTCCAGAACTCCAGCAGCACACCAAACTCCACCACTTCATCCTCACCCATCCCCCCGTCGCCCGCCACCTGCACTACGGTATGAACCAAAAAATATACTGAACCCAAAACTAGTTTGATATTCTTGCACAAAGGGTTGGAGTTTTCATGCAATtacaattaatcaaaatatgACTTTCATATTGCTCacttctccttttcctcttcactAAAAAGTAGAAATCTCTTAAAGAATTGCAAGTTAAGGAAGAAACAACCTTTGATCAATGGCtttttgaacaaaaacaaactaagttATAACTTATTTAAAGCTGTATCGAATAGCTAATAGTTAGCTTCAAAGCTACGTTTATAACTTTGACATTCAAAtgctaaatcaacattttaatgcttttttttgggaTGTATAAGCATTTCGTTTTATGCCGGTATTTCTGCAGAGTTGCAGTTAAACATCATGCTACACTTATATTATAAGTAGAATTAGATCCAAGTGGTGGCTGCGTAGGATTGTTTCAGACTTTTCTAATAActtcaaaagtcaaaatgtatcgGAAAAAGGCAAGTTTTTAtccaacaaaatattctgcttcaattgATCCAATATTTGTTGCCGtttcaaaaacttttatttCGACACAACTAGAGGCCTGCACTGTTATATTCATCAGAAAAAgtagattaataaaaataaaaaggctaaTTTAATCTGATGAATCAACTCATTCAAATTTAGATTTCGTTTTATGGTTTTTTTACGGTGATAACAGGCTTTGAGCTTCATTAAATAACTTTTGTATTATCATCTCCTCATTGACCTCTTGAATGTGTCACTAATAGTGCTAATATTGGTagtatctgaaaataaaaaacaattattgcGTTCACTTTGAGTCAAGTCAGGTCAATATCTAAACTCTAAATGTGAGATaattgcctttgtgtgtttctattgtAGTGCCCTGCCATCTGCTCTCATTGTTCTGCTCTACTGTCATTATATcatctgttcttcctctccGCCTACGAACGGCGTTCAGTGAGAGCAGCTATTAGAGGTCCGATGTGTGAGAAGAGAAGGCGTGGTGTTGCTAAACGCTGCTGACATAAAGTTGGCATGAAAGGAAATGTAAAAGGTTGTGATGTAAGCCGCAGTGATTCCTGGAGAAAAGTTAATTCAGTGCTGAACTTTTAATTTTCCACAGagagttttaaaacaaattgaaatcGGCGTGAATTTGGCttcttttagtttcttttttcttgtttttacaaCCTCTTACTTTTAactttgtggtttttttgtggcttaatgtttttcatttgtgtttttcaggagAACTCGGAAGATGACAAGAAGAGGGGACGTTCAACAGACAGTGAAGTCGGTCAGGTGAGTCCAAAGACGCTGAAAGTTAGTGTCCCTCTTTGCACTCCAGGAAAACCATGTACCTAATCATGACGAGgatttatgtaaacaaacatctCTAATAATGAGTTTTATTTGGTCAGTTATGAAAAACAGGTAATCATTTGCTGGTTCAAGCTTCTAAATTggggttttgttgccttttctcagttttatattgatataaattcaatatttttggggtttaGATGGTTGTTGGGTCCAAACACGTGATTTTAAAGGCGTCACTTTGGCCTCAGGGAAATGTGTAACAGTTTTCCAACACATTTTTAGACAATTAACCATTTCATTTAACATGCATAGATACGTCAATAATGAAACTTAGTGTCTGAATATAGTAGTCAAAATCTACCAATAATATACTCAAATTCTTCTTTATGTTATTAGTGATCAAGGTTTTTACCCCTGAAtgattcttcttttttcacCCCTTTTGGATggcacttatttattttatttattttatttattttatttattttatttattttattttcttaaagaaaatgtcatatatatttttatatatatattttatgtacaggtcacaatttatataaaaaatttcttctttttggtttgggattttttgggggatcattttataaaaatccATGAACTAGTAAAACTTGTCGTCTTCGTCCAACAGTTTAtattttcctgtaaaaaaaacacttccaagAAGACGAACACGTAAAcgtcttctttcttctcttccagTCACCTGTGAAGAACGGAAACCCTTCTTCCTCATTATCCtcgtcctcatcctcctcctcttcctcctcctcctcctcgtgctcttcctcctccgtctcGGGACTGACCTCATCCTCACTCGTCTCCATGGCGACCATCGCCGGAGGAGGGCTCAGCGGCTCGGGGGCAGCAGTCATCTGGGCAGCTTGGGGGTCTCCTCTCCAACACGTCCGCCGGCAGCTACAGCAACGCCACCCAGCAGCCGCCGCACCCGTCGgcacaacaacagcaacagcaacaacagcagcagcaggccaaGAACCTGGTCGGCGCCTCCTCCTCGGCGCCCATCTCCATCCCCATGGCGTCCGCCCACAGCCACatggtctcctcctcctcctcccccccaacGCCATCACGCAGGGGCTCTTCACTTCGATGTCCCAGCCTCAGGCGCTGTCGGGCCAAACGCCGACCTCCAACAGCCTCGGCCTCAGCCTGGGGCTCTCGCTGGGGAAAGGCGGCATGTCTGGTTCCATCACCACCAGCCCGATGTCCGGGAGCCTTGGCCTGTCGGGGATGCCGGCGTCCCTGGGCAACATGGCGAGCCTCCTGTCCGGCTCCACCCCGGCGCCCTACGCTCAGGCGGCCGCCTCAGGAGCGATCGGCTCTGGTTTACCGGGCTCTCTGGGCGGCATCGGCATCAACCCCACGACGACCAACAGCTCGGTGGGCTCCATCGGCAGCGGGAGCATCACAGTCGGCGGGCCGACGTCCACGTCTGGAGGTCTGCTGGGCCCGGCGCCGGGGTTGACCAGCGTCGGCTCCGGGATGCTGGGTTTGAATTCCGGTCAGTCGGGGATGTCCGGGATGTCCGGGATGTCTGGGATGTCTGGGATGTCTGGGATGTCGGGAATGTCGGGGATGTCGGGATGTCGGGATGTCGGGGATGTCGGGGATGTCGGGGATGTCGGGGATGCAGGGCTCCTCCCTGATGTCACTGAGCCCAGTCGGAGGTTTGGCGCCGGGCAGCGGAGTGGGAGTCATCGGGAGCAACGGGGAAGCTCAGGATCGGGGGAGCGGCGTGGTGGGGGGAACCTGTCGCTCTCCGTCAGGCCGTCGAGCCAGCAGAAGCAGAACGGTAGCTCTAGTGAGTATCTGACCCGGAACATCAACGCCCTCACATAATCTGTGATATTTACCTCTGTGCGTGTTTTCTGTATCAGGTTACAGCGCTGTGGTAGCAGACAGCACAACAGACTCCGCCCTCACCAGTGCCAGCCAATCACAAAGCAGCCAACCCTTGTCCTTGACCTCAACAGCCAATCAGCCGTGAGTATGATGCCGCGGGTTACAGGTCACAAAGaaccaataaaaaacaaatcaattaagTTTTTATcgtatttatcttttttatttcccccccttttgttcatcctctctctctctctctcttcctgtctccccAGTAAGGACACTGGTTCCAGTTTACTGGGCTCTATTTGTTTGTCGTCCTGCTCCCCGTCGCCGGCCTTCTACAGCGAGGCCAAGACGGTGAGCGGCGGCAGCCTGCTGAACGGGCCTCTGTCCTACTCTCAGTCCTCCGACAGCATCAAGGTGAGAAAATGACACCTGGTGGAGTTTTTACcgttttacattttgttgtttgcaaTTTGTTTTCCTTAAAAAGATTTAGTTTCCTAAATCTCCACAGACTTTTAATTtgcattcaaacacactcataactgtttttttccttccactatgatttaattaattctgCCAACAGTGACATCCAAGCGgggattgttattgttattatttttaggGTCTCTTTGTGATTTGGAGTTAAGGCAAAAATGCTGCCAAAAACTCATTCTGACAAAAGAGAATAATGAACAACAACATAGaaataattaatgaaaacagacagaacatCATGAGTTTGTTCTGGAGCTTCAGTGACCTCGAGTTGACCCCAGAGAGGAAACGTCTCAGATCACGTCTATGATGCGTCATTACCAAGTGATGAAACGGCAGTTTAAGAGCGATCAAATCTGTAGCAAAGACAAGTTGTTTTATCTGTTACGGTCTCCTactgaatttttttgtttttgtattaaatgaCAGTTTGAAGATTTGTATGGTGGACAGTGATCAGAACTCCTCACTTGATGTGTTGtagaattaatttaaaatggaattaaattatggcttttttttttacacgagCTCCAAActgattataatacatcattaaaactactaatgacaagattgttttaatcagtaaaaatacaatcctttgtttcctttatttaagTGCTGTggtttttatgtagaaaaaaaacatattcatactttcacaaagtaaaaggataacaggGTTTAGTGtttttggaggaaaataaaatagtctgtagccttgtagaccagctgctatattcaaacaaaacaaaaaaaggatccGTATGGGCCAATGATCAGCAATTAGTATCGTGgcaaaagttatatttaagTTATATGTAATACGTTTTATTATCCGTTGCACCACTACTACCAGTTTGGAGTTTAACAAAATAAGAGTCTTAATACTCATAAATTGGGATGCGCATGATGGATTTTGCCCATTTGATGTAgtttattttacatgaaaaGCATCTTTGATGGGAGCGGACAGCTGTaaacaaacatcaaaaacaaaaagtgatctccatgacaactgtaTCGCTGGTACGATAACTGTTCACACACACGCCGTCCGGTAGAATCTGTTTTCCCATGAGTCTCCCTGTCGTTCCTCATCAGCCCCAGGAGCCTCTGAGCAGCCTGAAGTCCATGGCCGAGCGAGCAGCACTCAGCTCAGGGATGGAGGGAGACGTGCCCTCCATGCACCTCAccccaggtacacacacacacacacacacacacacacacatgcaccttgTTAAAAGGAGATGGAGGGTTACCACAGAGCAGAAATAGAATAGTTTAATGGAAcaaaatgtcatctcacctccCACTCTCAGCCTCCTCTGAACAAAAAAACTGCTGATGATGTTATCAGCCCTGACTCAActtctctcttttgtctctctcactccaaattcctcccccctttttctgcacctcctctctcactcccctCAACTTCCTCCCCCCTCATCCCTCTTCCTTTCCCTCTGACTTCCAGTCTCCGTATCCTGTTTCTCTTCAGACATCTTCCCCAGCAGCACCACGGCCCCCTCGGGCCCTCCGTCAGCGCCTCAGCTCTCGCTGTCGGAGGTCAGCATCCCCCCGTCACTGGGGGTCTGCCCTCTGGGGCCGGTCCCCCTCTCCAAAGACCAGCTCTACCAACAGGCCATGGAGGAGGCGGCGTGGACGCACATGCCCCACCCGTCCGACTCCGAGAGGATCAGGTGCAGTGACGTATTTACGTGTTTTTCCaccacacagacaataaaatacaataagataatacaaatataataaacgTCATACTGTCGTCGTACTTCCTTCAGTACTCTCTGTATTCAGATTCCTAACTTAAGTTAAAGTACTATGATGTTTTCAAGCATAAAGTAAAAGCACTACCATTTCCAGCACCCATTTATTTACATCCttattaacagtaaataaataaaggctcTAACCTCAACCAGTCCGAGTTTCTGGTGTTCGTTCCCTACATCAGTTGTGTCCCTCtaaccccccctctctctctctgtgtttgttacaGGCAGTACCTGATGAGGAACCCCTGCCCCACCCTGCCTTTCCACAACCAGGTGCCACCGCCTCACTCCGACACTGTAGAGTTCTACCAGAGGCTTTCCACAGAAaccctcttcttcatcttttacTACCTGGAGGTAGGCGGTCTATCAAAGATGCAGAACCAAAACTGTACTTTCTGCACGTGTTCCTACTAAttcatttcctcttcctcttcctcttcctcctctgcagggCACTAAGGCCCAGTATCTGGCAGCCAAAGCCCTGAAGAAGCAGTCATGGAGGTTCCACACAAAGTACATGATGTGGTTTCAGAGGCACGAGGAACCCAAGACGATTACGGACGAGTTTGAGCAGGTCAGCTTCACATCTTTGACCTGAAAGATGTGATTAAATGCAAAATACCAAACCGAGCTGCATGAATTAAGTCTTTTCTATTGTTCTAGACAGCCGTCGGTTTCTATCCATTTATGTGCATTATGAAAAAATCTGAATGTGAATATGTTCTGATTGTCAGTGCAGACATTGAACCTTTAAAATCTATGACTAAGAAATCATTCTAGTGACGACAACTCAAGGACGGAAGTCTGCtgaactgatttatttatttattttaccctgCAGTTATGAATGGAAAACATTAACAGTTGTCTGGAACAgtaggaaatatatatataatatatattattaatataatataatataataacttgCATACACATAAATTAcaaccagaatttttttttgcttggcAAGGATCTTGTTTTGAGATCCATATTTGACATAAAGTTCGGGGTTCtgatatatttttaagattACCAAATAATGACGTTACCAAACtgtcaaaatataaaagaatcACTGCACATTATCAGGAACATTTTCTCTCAatatgaaaaggaaaagaagcgGCTGCAGATTCTCTCCGTTGAATCATTTACCATTCAGAAGCTTATCGTCTCATGAATGTTTTCACACAAAGCATTCTGGGAGTGACTCTGAAAGATGCATTTGTACTCTTCgctaaaacctttttttccgtGAGCATGTTTAATCGTCaactcctcctctttgtcttcaaataataatcatgttctctctctctctctctctctctctctctctccttctttcctcttcagGGAACGTACATTTACTTTGACTATGAGAAATGGGGCCAGCGGAAGAAGGAAGGCTTCACGTTTGAGTACCGGTACCTCGAAGACCGAGACCTCCAGTGACCCGCAGCGAGACGGACGGATGAGCGGACAGCCGAGGAAGAGTGAGACGGGGGGGGGGTGCAGATGGATGAAGACGGCTGCTGACATTCCTGGCTTTGACCTCGTCTTGTTTGGGGGGGGCGAGCGGGTGACCTCCCTCCGACCCCTGCCTCGTCATCCTCACCCCGACAGTGatcactcctccctccctccctccctccctcctcttcctcctctttctcctcttcctctccataaTCAGGCCTTtattatttccatgttttctcTGAACTGGAACTCTCTTTATATCAAgattctggtttgttttggcCGAtgagactca is a genomic window containing:
- the LOC129096839 gene encoding LOW QUALITY PROTEIN: CCR4-NOT transcription complex subunit 3-like (The sequence of the model RefSeq protein was modified relative to this genomic sequence to represent the inferred CDS: inserted 3 bases in 2 codons), which produces MADKRKLQGEIDRCLKKVAEGVEQFEDIWQKRSIELHKAKTNGGIKNLHNAANANQKEKYEADLKKEIKKLQRLRDQIKTWVASNEIKDKRQLVENRKLIETQMERFKIVERETKTKAYSKEGLGLAQKVDPAQKEKEEVGTWLTNTIDTLNMQVDQFESEVESLSVQTRKKKGDKEDRIEELKKFIERHRHHIRMLETILRMLDNDSVQVDAIRKIKDDVEYYLDSSQDPDFEENEFLYDDLDLDEIPQTLVATSPPGNSQLEDEIFQNSSSTPNSTTSSSPIPPSPATCTTENSEDDKKRGRSTDSEVGQSPVKNGNPSSSLSSSSSSSSSSSSSSCSSSSVSGLTSSSLVSMATIAGGGLSGSGXQQSSGQLGGLLSNTSAGSYSNATQQPPHPSAQQQQQQQQQQQAKNLVGASSSAPISIPMASAHSHMVSSSSXPPNAITQGLFTSMSQPQALSGQTPTSNSLGLSLGLSLGKGGMSGSITTSPMSGSLGLSGMPASLGNMASLLSGSTPAPYAQAAASGAIGSGLPGSLGGIGINPTTTNSSVGSIGSGSITVGGPTSTSGGLLGPAPGLTSVGSGMLGLNSGQSGMSGMSGMSGMSGMSGMSGMSGMSGCRDVGDVGDVGDVGDAGLLPDVTEPSRRFGAGQRSGSHREQRGSSGSGERRGGGNLSLSVRPSSQQKQNGSSSYSAVVADSTTDSALTSASQSQSSQPLSLTSTANQPKDTGSSLLGSICLSSCSPSPAFYSEAKTVSGGSLLNGPLSYSQSSDSIKPQEPLSSLKSMAERAALSSGMEGDVPSMHLTPVSVSCFSSDIFPSSTTAPSGPPSAPQLSLSEVSIPPSLGVCPLGPVPLSKDQLYQQAMEEAAWTHMPHPSDSERIRQYLMRNPCPTLPFHNQVPPPHSDTVEFYQRLSTETLFFIFYYLEGTKAQYLAAKALKKQSWRFHTKYMMWFQRHEEPKTITDEFEQGTYIYFDYEKWGQRKKEGFTFEYRYLEDRDLQ